A single genomic interval of Gouania willdenowi chromosome 10, fGouWil2.1, whole genome shotgun sequence harbors:
- the nkrf gene encoding NF-kappa-B-repressing factor, producing the protein MAGRPYTGEMPSFETSSSSDAKKRPFLCDGRDEPMRKMSAPKFGSNPRFEPVHFVSGGSSAGTGNDEKENNEERRRSEPNGSRQQNFEHSSSYSGSTNRGLGSPSSLRPAYDRELSRTYDSWDSHRDSNRDREVSSGSTSGLGFGSQGSASNFLSKIQQDYTVKYEAQSSSRDLNSYSKPHRYNRHGTGDRYGGWDSGRQGFGYGHQDRPSSSKTFPTRVCNSPGRSSPNNSHSEFQPQPHPFPQFMLDEKQLLVTNLGSVLAVAIRDPMFMMGSDTPNYNFMLSRSIQACKTNPEYIYVNLKDIPQADLPKNRKVPTEGYACELRCQGVYLATGYSGSKNGARDRASEQAVKLFLKPVEVRVVQRRYRHSIVHDIVVCQIQCATPAFLPALRNPEDKPTPSSKGQYEPDKRKHWTEFVVMDNAHDAICILNNSSAFNRMKIDYKFDLLPNGMWLCSVFLQDELVAQAKGTKKSSKHAAAQEAVMKLRLNQEQREQRVVEKQQQEYSRGTYHYDPGARFGQQKKQLSELVILENSDNAICIINDTAQFNKVTADYKFTILPDRRWRCEVYLEGQYVATGIGQKKMVKHLAAVEALATLKQTQAVVKSNLRKEGYSDAISRSQILAHSSDESTRQEIKEDNIGNQLLRKMGWKGGGLGRDGEGIAEPIRVKEQFSREGLGMGAGMEKAGNKVNKRDIEDIICKYASSDRQDDLRFSTDLTNDERKQIHQISQKYGLRSKSYGQGRQRFLVVSRKVHKDQLIDQLLQEGQVGRYELVKPQASN; encoded by the exons ATGGCAGGAAGGCCCTACACTGGCGAGATGCCCTCCTTTGAAACAAGTTCTAGCTCTGATGCAAAAAAAAGACCTTTTCTATGCGATGGAA GAGATGAACcaatgagaaaaatgtcagcACCAAAATTTGGTTCGAACCCTCGATTTGAGCCTGTGCACTTTGTCAGTGGTGGGAGCAGCGCAGGAACAGGCAACGATGAAAAGGAGAACAACGAAGAGCGAAGAAGGAGCGAGCCCAACGGTTCCAGACAGCAGAACTTTGAACATTCGTCTTCATATAGCGGCAGCACCAACAGAGGGCTGGGCTCCCCCTCCTCTCTGAGACCTGCTTATGATAGAGAACTGTCTCGCACATATGACTCATGGGATTCCCACAGGGACAGCAATAGAGACAGGGAAGTCTCATCAGGAAGTACAAGTGGACTGGGCTTTGGGTCCCAGGGCTCAGCTTCAAACTTTTTGTCAAAAATCCAGCAGGACTACACGGTCAAATATGAAGCCCAGAGCTCCTCTAGAGATTTAAACTCTTATTCTAAGCCCCACAGGTACAACAGGCATGGCACAGGCGATAGATATGGAGGCTGGGATTCAGGACGTCAGGGTTTTGGATACGGCCATCAGGACCGGCCTTCATCAAGCAAGACATTTCCCACAAGAGTTTGCAACAGTCCAGGCAGAAGCAGCCCTAATAATTCCCACTCAGAGTTTCAACCACAGCCTCACCCTTTTCCCCAGTTTATGTTGGATGAAAAGCAACTGTTGGTAACCAATTTAGGTTCTGTACTTGCTGTTGCTATAAGGGATCCTATGTTTATGATGGGAAGCGACACTCCAAACTACAACTTCATGCTAAGCCGCAGCATCCAGGCCTGTAAGACCAACCCAGAATATATATACGTCAACCTGAAAGATATTCCACAGGCAGATTTGCCCAAGAACAGAAAAGTGCCAACAGAGGGTTATGCATGTGAGCTGAGATGTCAGGGAGTTTATCTCGCCACTGGATATTCGGGCAGTAAAAATGGAGCACGGGACCGCGCTTCTGAGCAGGCGGTGAAACTATTCTTGAAGCCCGTTGAAGTCCGCGTGGTGCAGCGTAGATACAGACACTCCATTGTGCATGACATAGTTGTCTGTCAAATTCAGTGCGCGACACCAGCGTTCCTGCCTGCTCTACGCAACCCAGAGGACAAACCTACACCGAGCTCTAAGGGCCAGTATGAGCCTGACAAGCGCAAGCACTGGACAGAGTTTGTGGTGATGGACAATGCTCACGATGCTATTTGCATCCTCAACAACTCCTCCGCTTTCAATCGTATGAAGATAGACTATAAGTTTGATTTGCTCCCCAATGGAATGTGGCTGTGCAGCGTTTTTTTACAGGACGAGCTGGTGGCACAGGCTAAAGGCACCAAAAAGAGCTCCAAACACGCGGCCGCTCAAGAGGCTGTGATGAAGCTTCGTCTGAACCAGGAACAACGAGAGCAGCGGGTAGTGGAGAAGCAGCAGCAAGAATACTCAAGAGGGACCTACCATTATGACCCAGGTGCTCGATTCGGACAGCAAAAGAAGCAGTTAAGTGAACTGGTGATACTGGAGAACTCGGACAACGCAATCTGCATCATCAACGACACGGCTCAGTTTAACAAAGTCACAGCTGATTACAAATTCACAATTCTGCCTGATCGTCGTTGGAGGTGTGAGGTTTACTTAGAGGGTCAGTACGTGGCTACTGGAATTGGCCAAAAGAAGATGGTTAAGCACCTTGCAGCTGTTGAAGCTTTGGCCACTTTGAAGCAAACCCAGGCTGTGGTCAAATCCAACCTGAGAAAGGAAGGCTACAGCGATGCCATATCCCGCTCTCAGATCCTGGCTCATTCCAGTGACGAGTCCACAAGGCAGGAAATCAAGGAGGACAACATCGGAAATCAGCTGCTGCGCAAAATGGGCTGGAAAGGAGGCGGTCTGGGTCGAGACGGTGAAGGCATCGCAGAACCGATAAGAGTCAAGGAGCAATTCTCTAGGGAGGGTTTAGGCATGGGCGCGGGCATGGAAAAAGCTGGAAATAAAGTCAACAAGCGCGACATCGAGGACATAATTTGTAAATACGCTAGTTCAGACCGCCAGGACGACCTCCGCTTCTCCACTGATCTCACCAATGATGAACGCAAGCAGATCCACCAGATCTCCCAGAAATACGGCCTACGAAGCAAATCGTACGGACAGGGACGTCAACGGTTCCTCGTGGTCAGTCGGAAAGTGCACAAAGACCAGCTAATAGATCAACTTTTACAGGAAGGACAGGTGGGACGATACGAGCTGGTGAAACCTCAGGCTTCTAACTAA
- the ube2a gene encoding ubiquitin-conjugating enzyme E2 A: MSTPARRRLMRDFKRLQEDPPAGVSGAPSENNIMVWNAVIFGPEGTPFEDGTFKLTIEFTEEYPNKPPTVRFVSKMFHPNVYADGSICLDILQNRWSPTYDVSSILTSIQSLLDEPNPNSPANSQAAQLYQENKREYEKRVSAIVEQSWRDC, translated from the exons ATGTCAACTCCAGCAAGACGGCGTTTAATGAGAGATTTTAAACG TTTGCAAGAAGATCCTCCCGCTGGAGTTAGTGGAGCCCCTTCAGAAAATAACATCATGGTATGGAATGCTGTCATATTTGG accagaGGGAACGCCTTTTGAAGATG GAACTTTCAAACTTACCATTGAATTCACAGAGGAATATCCAAATAAACCTCCAACAGTGCGATTTGTCTCCAAAATGTTTCATCCCAATG TGTACGCAGATGGCAGCATATGCTTAGATATACTTCAGAATCGTTGGAGTCCAACCTACGACGTCTCGTCAATTTTAACTTCAATACAG TCTTTACTGGATGAGCCAAACCCAAACAGTCCAGCCAACAGCCAAGCGGCCCAGCTCTACCAGGAAAACAAACGGGAGTATGAGAAGAGGGTTTCTGCTATTGTTGAACAGAGTTGGCGCGACTGTTGA